The sequence AATGAAGTCATGGTCTACATCAAAGGTGATCATAATTTCAGTTGTAAATTTCcattaaaatggaaaacaaatgaaaatgattgatgaAGAACTTCCAAATTGCTGTCATATCACTTTCACTGGCCAAGCTGTTAATAAGCATTAGCATATTCCATGTCCAGAGAAATTTAAAAAGCATCAGAGACAATAATATTACCGTATCAAGAAACAAAGGCTGATCATCAAGGAAAATGTGGTTGGAGCTCTTGTAAAGTTCAAAATCCCACTTTTCTCCGGTTGCATGGCGTCCACTGGTAATCCAATCAACAATAACCAGGCATGAATCAGAGAACACTCTGAAGACCTGCTTCTGAGAGTATCTTGCAGTGGAAAAACATGTCACTGGATCCGGAATGACGGCCAAAAGGGCATTGCTTCCAATTCTTGCCTACTGCACGGCATCAATTAGCCGCTGTTACTACTAACAATAGCAGAAAACAATGATTTGTTCGTCTTTTTTTAGCTATTTAGCCTGGAAAGACTATTACCTCCAAGACTTGTTCTGAGCATTTTGATCCTACAGACTTGTATACCTACACTAAAATGAAGTTACAGAAATAAGAGCCCAATTTCTACAAAGAGCACAAACTAAGAAATAGCCCATATGGTCATTCAGAAAATGCaggagaaggaaagaaaataaatttgtccATTTCAGATTTCCTTTGTTTGAACCCTAAACATAAACAGCTCCACTCAACTAACCCtaatagaaatttttatattttattttcttttcccgaGTTTTCTCATCCACCAAACAGCGGCCAATGTTCCATAACCAAGAATTCAAATGCAATCAATAACCCATTAAcccaacccaaaaaaaaaaaaaaaaaacaccttagTGGAAGCTTGGGTTGTCAAGACTGTGGTACAACCATCTCCTATGGTAAATCCACATGAAATGGAATCTCCCTACACCCAAtatgacattaataaaaaaatattagccAAAATTACAATTCACAGACTGATAAAGGGAaagaggaattgagaaatgaagGAACATACAGAGACTATGCCACCACCATAGGTGAGGCTGTAAATCCAAACAGCATCAGTTATGGAGGAACCCACCTGCACACAAATCAAAACCAATCATCATGATGATGGACTGATGATAATCAAGATTAATAAGGGACGGTTGAGATGAATTGAGAGGTAACCTTTCTGGGTATTATGAATTTCAGGGGATACTTTGAGAAGCATCTTGTCACCGTTGATCTGCCCCCTATCTTCTCCACTGCTACAAAACCCGTTTCCATCTCTTTCCTCTGTTTGGGGGAAAAAGAAAACGGAAGTGAAATTATTGTGTGACAGTTTGTACAGAGGAATGTAATCACATTGGGCCAAGTTGAAGTCCAAGGTGTAAAATTATTGGGCTGATATGGGCCTGAGGCCGGAACTGAAGCCCATTAGCCCTTTTCCCTCTAGGGCTCTTCTGGGATCTTCATCGTCTACCAATTTCAAGGTGCAGTCTCAATCCCGCTACAATTTTCTTCAAACCCACTAATTTGATTCgaaaaaccaataaacaaaaagatGGGTATGTTGTAGGGTGAAATTTGCATCTGAAtgaaatcaatttcatttgaaaatgagCTTGATTACGAGATCATCAAGGCACCATTTTCTCTCCACTT is a genomic window of Vitis riparia cultivar Riparia Gloire de Montpellier isolate 1030 chromosome 1, EGFV_Vit.rip_1.0, whole genome shotgun sequence containing:
- the LOC117912708 gene encoding urease accessory protein D isoform X2, whose translation is MRKEMETGFVAVEKIGGRSTVTRCFSKYPLKFIIPRKVGSSITDAVWIYSLTYGGGIVSVYKSVGSKCSEQVLEARIGSNALLAVIPDPVTCFSTARYSQKQVFRVFSDSCLVIVDWITSGRHATGEKWDFELYKSSNHIFLDDQPLFLDTVLLEQGSVSSIAERMKDYQVIAMLVLLGPTLKHIQNQVQEDVKRMMSEQLRFPSTATGRHRSSDHRLLKPTFIASCSPFGPKGIGIVVRIAAMTTESVYSFLRHQLAGMEPLLGVPPYG
- the LOC117912708 gene encoding urease accessory protein D isoform X1, yielding MRKEMETGFVAVEKIGGRSTVTRCFSKYPLKFIIPRKVGSSITDAVWIYSLTYGGGIVSGDSISCGFTIGDGCTTVLTTQASTKVYKSVGSKCSEQVLEARIGSNALLAVIPDPVTCFSTARYSQKQVFRVFSDSCLVIVDWITSGRHATGEKWDFELYKSSNHIFLDDQPLFLDTVLLEQGSVSSIAERMKDYQVIAMLVLLGPTLKHIQNQVQEDVKRMMSEQLRFPSTATGRHRSSDHRLLKPTFIASCSPFGPKGIGIVVRIAAMTTESVYSFLRHQLAGMEPLLGVPPYG
- the LOC117912708 gene encoding urease accessory protein D isoform X3, with product METGFVAVEKIGGRSTVTRCFSKYPLKFIIPRKVGSSITDAVWIYSLTYGGGIVSGDSISCGFTIGDGCTTVLTTQASTKVYKSVGSKCSEQVLEARIGSNALLAVIPDPVTCFSTARYSQKQVFRVFSDSCLVIVDWITSGRHATGEKWDFELYKSSNHIFLDDQPLFLDTVLLEQGSVSSIAERMKDYQVIAMLVLLGPTLKHIQNQVQEDVKRMMSEQLRFPSTATGRHRSSDHRLLKPTFIASCSPFGPKGIGIVVRIAAMTTESVYSFLRHQLAGMEPLLGVPPYG